From a single Planococcus shenhongbingii genomic region:
- the hisG gene encoding ATP phosphoribosyltransferase, which produces MDELTIAMPKGRIFEEAYELLVKAGYDLPKELDDSRKLIVEAPNERFRFILAKPMDVPVYVEHGVADIGIAGKDVMLELDRSVHELLDLGISRCYIATAGLPNTEMNPVTPRIATKYPKIASRFYRGKGEQVEIIQLNGSIELAPMIGLADRIVDIVSTGKTLKENGLVEYEQIAEITSRLIANPVSYRLKQERIRELVENLRKQAKA; this is translated from the coding sequence ATGGATGAACTGACGATTGCCATGCCAAAAGGGCGAATTTTTGAGGAAGCCTATGAGCTGCTGGTAAAAGCAGGCTATGATTTGCCGAAAGAACTGGATGACTCGCGCAAACTGATTGTGGAAGCGCCGAACGAACGCTTCCGCTTTATTTTGGCGAAGCCGATGGATGTGCCGGTTTATGTGGAACATGGCGTAGCGGATATTGGAATAGCTGGTAAAGACGTTATGCTGGAGCTGGACCGCTCCGTCCATGAATTGCTGGACCTTGGAATTAGCCGCTGCTATATCGCGACTGCAGGATTACCGAATACAGAGATGAATCCGGTGACGCCGCGAATCGCAACTAAATATCCTAAAATCGCTTCCCGCTTTTACCGAGGCAAAGGGGAGCAAGTGGAAATCATTCAATTGAACGGATCTATCGAATTGGCACCGATGATTGGGCTTGCAGACCGCATCGTCGATATCGTATCAACAGGAAAAACGCTGAAAGAAAATGGCCTTGTGGAGTATGAGCAAATCGCTGAAATCACTTCCCGGCTGATTGCGAATCCAGTTAGTTACCGATTAAAGCAGGAGCGGATCCGTGAACTTGTCGAAAACTTACGAAAGCAGGCGAAGGCATGA
- the hisD gene encoding histidinol dehydrogenase produces MKQMQLSSDISIRRTIAEANAEQLAAVKEIIQNVKQNGDAALLGYTEKWDGVKLESIRVSHGEIMEAVGRFDARLLQDLTEAADNVREYHKNQKQEGYKNTRNDGSYVAQRVTAISSAGLYVPGGTAAYPSSVLMNVIPAQVAGVGRVVLISPPGKDGRLSDGVLVAAHILGIDEIYKAGGAQAIAALAYGTESIEAVDKITGPGNVFVALAKRQVFGDVAIDMIAGPSEIAIIADETAFADEVAADLLSQAEHDPMASAVLLTTSQQLADAVSLEVERQLVTLPRQSIAGKAINDHGMIYVGETMDELIAAANELAPEHLEIMTADAESLSERIQNAGAIFIGRYSSEPIGDYFAGTNHVLPTNSTARFSSALSVYDFVKRTSVVYYSEQAWQQNEAKIARLARLEGLEGHARAVESRAWKKGE; encoded by the coding sequence ATGAAACAGATGCAATTATCTTCCGACATTTCCATTAGAAGAACGATTGCTGAAGCTAATGCCGAGCAGCTGGCTGCCGTCAAGGAAATCATCCAAAACGTGAAGCAAAACGGCGATGCGGCATTGCTCGGCTACACCGAGAAATGGGACGGGGTCAAATTGGAGAGCATCCGGGTCAGCCATGGCGAAATCATGGAGGCGGTCGGCCGCTTTGATGCCCGATTGCTTCAGGACTTGACGGAAGCGGCGGATAATGTCCGGGAGTACCACAAAAACCAAAAGCAAGAGGGTTATAAAAACACCAGAAACGATGGCTCTTATGTAGCCCAGCGGGTCACAGCAATCAGCTCGGCAGGATTGTATGTCCCAGGCGGCACAGCCGCTTACCCGTCTTCCGTGTTGATGAATGTCATCCCGGCCCAAGTAGCGGGTGTCGGCCGGGTGGTACTGATTTCTCCGCCAGGAAAAGACGGCAGATTATCTGATGGAGTGTTGGTTGCAGCACATATTCTTGGAATTGATGAAATTTATAAAGCGGGCGGCGCCCAAGCGATTGCCGCGCTTGCATACGGCACAGAATCAATCGAAGCAGTGGATAAAATCACAGGGCCAGGCAATGTGTTTGTGGCTCTGGCTAAACGGCAAGTTTTCGGCGACGTCGCAATCGACATGATTGCAGGGCCTAGTGAAATTGCCATCATTGCGGACGAAACAGCTTTTGCCGATGAAGTGGCGGCGGATCTATTATCTCAGGCGGAACACGATCCGATGGCAAGTGCCGTGCTGCTGACAACCAGCCAGCAATTAGCAGATGCCGTCTCGCTTGAAGTGGAGCGCCAGCTGGTGACCCTGCCGCGGCAGTCCATTGCAGGAAAAGCGATCAATGATCACGGCATGATTTATGTCGGAGAAACGATGGATGAATTGATCGCGGCTGCGAATGAACTGGCACCTGAGCATTTAGAAATTATGACGGCAGATGCAGAATCCCTGTCAGAAAGAATCCAGAATGCCGGCGCGATTTTTATCGGCCGTTATTCGTCGGAACCGATCGGCGATTATTTCGCAGGCACAAACCACGTCTTGCCAACCAACAGCACGGCGCGTTTTTCGAGTGCCTTGTCGGTCTATGATTTTGTCAAAAGAACAAGTGTGGTTTATTACAGTGAACAGGCCTGGCAGCAAAATGAAGCGAAGATTGCCCGTCTTGCACGCCTTGAAGGACTCGAAGGACATGCACGTGCAGTAGAATCCCGTGCCTGGAAAAAAGGAGAATAA
- the hisB gene encoding imidazoleglycerol-phosphate dehydratase HisB has protein sequence MMRKAEIKRDTNETKVAISFSLDGDGKADINTGVPFMDHMLDLFIKHGLFDGEIKADGDTHIDDHHTTEDIGIVLGQAVKEALGDKKGIRRYGNAFVPMDDALAQVVVDCSNRPHLEMRGIIPNEKVGTFDTELVREFLWKFALESRMNVHVIIHYGHNTHHIIEAVFKALARALDEATIIDSRVKGVPSTKGLLT, from the coding sequence ATGATGAGAAAAGCTGAAATCAAGCGCGATACAAATGAAACCAAAGTAGCCATTTCTTTTTCGCTGGATGGAGATGGAAAAGCGGATATCAACACGGGTGTGCCGTTCATGGACCATATGCTCGACTTATTCATCAAGCACGGCTTGTTTGACGGGGAAATCAAAGCAGACGGCGATACCCATATCGACGATCACCACACAACAGAAGACATTGGCATTGTCCTTGGACAAGCAGTGAAAGAAGCGCTGGGCGACAAAAAAGGCATCCGCCGCTATGGCAATGCCTTTGTGCCGATGGATGACGCTCTTGCTCAAGTGGTCGTCGACTGTTCAAATCGACCCCACTTGGAAATGCGGGGCATTATCCCGAACGAAAAAGTCGGCACGTTTGATACAGAACTGGTACGTGAATTTCTCTGGAAATTTGCACTGGAGTCGCGTATGAATGTCCACGTCATTATTCACTACGGCCATAATACACACCACATCATCGAAGCGGTCTTCAAGGCGCTCGCTCGTGCGCTGGACGAAGCGACAATCATAGATTCCCGAGTGAAAGGCGTGCCATCTACAAAGGGGCTGTTAACATGA
- the hisH gene encoding imidazole glycerol phosphate synthase subunit HisH — protein sequence MIIGIIDYGMGNLFSVEQALKKLDCTVILSDDPETLLEAEAILLPGVGAFPDAMELLDRKGLSSFIQSLPEKGIPLLGICLGMQLLYEDSSEVKPTKGLSLLKGQIRRFEKGAYRIPHMGWNRLEFSRMPYWLDDLQVDTHVYFVHSFLAVNTNPEQVWATASYGNIDVPGVVGSGLITGMQFHPEKSGDFGHYLLEQWIANVRRNQDEQVSNLSRN from the coding sequence ATGATTATCGGAATTATCGATTACGGCATGGGCAATCTGTTCAGCGTGGAACAAGCATTGAAAAAACTGGATTGCACAGTGATTTTATCTGACGATCCGGAGACGCTGCTTGAAGCAGAAGCAATTTTACTGCCGGGAGTCGGCGCCTTTCCAGATGCGATGGAATTGCTGGACCGCAAAGGACTTTCTTCTTTTATTCAATCATTGCCCGAAAAAGGCATTCCGCTTCTTGGAATTTGCCTTGGCATGCAGCTGCTGTATGAAGACAGTTCAGAAGTAAAACCGACAAAAGGGCTCAGCTTGTTGAAAGGGCAGATTCGCCGTTTTGAAAAAGGGGCGTACCGCATACCTCATATGGGCTGGAACCGGCTTGAATTTTCCCGCATGCCGTATTGGCTGGATGATTTGCAAGTGGATACCCATGTCTATTTCGTCCATTCATTTTTAGCAGTGAACACAAACCCGGAGCAGGTATGGGCGACAGCAAGCTACGGCAACATCGATGTGCCAGGCGTCGTCGGTTCAGGGTTGATTACAGGAATGCAGTTCCACCCGGAAAAATCCGGTGATTTCGGTCATTATTTACTTGAACAATGGATTGCAAACGTCAGGAGGAACCAAGATGAGCAAGTTTCAAATCTATCCCGCAATTGA
- the hisA gene encoding 1-(5-phosphoribosyl)-5-[(5-phosphoribosylamino)methylideneamino]imidazole-4-carboxamide isomerase, which yields MSKFQIYPAIDLRGGKCVRLFQGDYAQETVYGDSPVDMAKQFVDAGTEWIHMVDLDGAKDGVRINDKVVIEAAKLPVNIQIGGGIRTREDIEHYLSNGISRVIIGSLAIRNPELVASFIEEFGAERIVIGIDAKNGMAATEGWIETSGQSAKDVASFFVSKGAKHFIYTDIATDGTLQGPNIDANKTLVDSDQAEVIVSGGIGSLEDIQNVKQAAGESPIAGVIIGKALYENRFTLEEALSC from the coding sequence ATGAGCAAGTTTCAAATCTATCCCGCAATTGATTTGCGCGGCGGAAAATGCGTAAGGCTTTTTCAGGGAGATTATGCACAGGAAACCGTATACGGCGACTCGCCAGTTGATATGGCTAAGCAATTTGTGGATGCCGGAACGGAATGGATTCACATGGTCGATTTGGACGGAGCCAAAGATGGCGTCCGGATCAATGATAAAGTTGTGATTGAAGCGGCGAAGCTTCCGGTCAATATCCAAATTGGCGGCGGCATCCGGACGCGTGAAGATATTGAACATTATTTATCAAACGGCATTAGCCGCGTCATCATCGGGAGCCTTGCAATCCGCAATCCGGAACTGGTCGCATCGTTTATTGAGGAATTCGGGGCAGAACGGATCGTCATTGGCATTGACGCCAAAAACGGAATGGCTGCAACCGAAGGATGGATTGAAACTTCGGGGCAATCGGCAAAAGACGTCGCCAGCTTTTTTGTTTCCAAAGGAGCCAAGCATTTTATTTACACAGATATCGCAACGGACGGCACGCTGCAGGGGCCGAATATCGATGCCAATAAAACGCTCGTCGATTCGGATCAAGCAGAAGTAATCGTTTCCGGTGGAATCGGTTCTCTTGAAGATATCCAAAACGTCAAACAGGCAGCAGGCGAAAGCCCGATTGCCGGAGTCATTATCGGTAAAGCGCTGTATGAAAACCGCTTTACACTGGAGGAGGCGCTGTCATGTTGA
- the hisF gene encoding imidazole glycerol phosphate synthase subunit HisF, translating into MLTKRIIPCLDVKEGRVVKGVSFVSLRDAGDPVELARFYDKQGADELVFLDISASHEGKETMIEVVKIVATELSIPFTVGGGIRSLEDMKRMLRAGADKVSLNTSALDRPELIKEGADYFGSQCIVVAIDAKSNGTGWDVYTHGGRNKTGWDAVEWAKKSVELGAGELLLTSMDKDGSKDGFDLELTKAVREAVEVPVIASGGAGNREHFAEVFKEVDADAALAASIFHYKETSVAEVKEYLRKEGVNVR; encoded by the coding sequence ATGTTGACCAAACGAATTATTCCATGCCTCGATGTCAAAGAAGGACGGGTTGTCAAAGGCGTAAGCTTTGTGTCGCTTCGTGATGCCGGGGACCCGGTGGAGCTTGCCCGTTTTTACGACAAGCAAGGAGCGGATGAATTGGTCTTCTTGGATATTTCTGCTTCCCACGAAGGCAAAGAAACGATGATTGAAGTGGTCAAAATAGTGGCCACTGAATTATCCATTCCGTTTACGGTTGGCGGCGGCATTCGTTCTCTTGAAGATATGAAGCGTATGCTGCGTGCGGGAGCCGACAAAGTTTCCTTGAACACTTCGGCGCTTGACCGGCCCGAGCTAATCAAAGAAGGGGCGGATTATTTCGGTTCTCAATGCATCGTCGTAGCCATTGATGCCAAAAGCAACGGCACAGGCTGGGATGTTTATACACATGGCGGACGCAATAAAACCGGCTGGGATGCAGTGGAGTGGGCGAAGAAAAGCGTCGAACTGGGAGCAGGGGAACTGCTTTTGACTTCAATGGATAAAGACGGCTCAAAAGATGGTTTTGATTTGGAACTGACCAAAGCGGTGCGGGAAGCGGTAGAAGTCCCGGTGATTGCAAGCGGCGGGGCAGGAAATCGGGAACATTTCGCCGAAGTTTTCAAAGAAGTGGATGCAGATGCTGCTCTTGCGGCTTCAATTTTTCATTACAAAGAAACGAGCGTTGCTGAAGTGAAAGAGTATTTAAGGAAAGAGGGAGTGAATGTCCGATGA
- the hisIE gene encoding bifunctional phosphoribosyl-AMP cyclohydrolase/phosphoribosyl-ATP diphosphatase HisIE gives MNDIKYDGNGLIPVIIQNADTKAVLTLAYANEEAVQKTLETNETWLYSRSRSELWNKGATSGNTQQVTAVRLDCDGDSLIYEVIPNGPACHTGEESCFHNTIAGAPNESKVDMFSDLTGLIRKREEEMPAGAYTTYLFEEGVDKICKKVGEEAAEVIIAAKNRDPKELAMETADLFYHVLVLLQEQKVGFEDVINVLKERHATKTAGKQ, from the coding sequence ATGAACGATATCAAATATGATGGCAACGGGCTGATTCCCGTTATTATTCAAAATGCCGACACGAAAGCAGTGCTGACATTGGCTTATGCAAACGAAGAAGCCGTACAAAAAACACTAGAAACAAACGAAACTTGGTTATACTCCAGAAGCCGCTCTGAATTATGGAACAAAGGCGCGACTAGCGGCAATACCCAGCAAGTGACAGCAGTCCGCCTTGACTGTGATGGAGACTCGTTGATCTATGAAGTGATTCCGAATGGCCCGGCTTGCCATACTGGCGAAGAAAGCTGTTTCCATAACACCATTGCCGGTGCACCAAACGAGTCGAAAGTGGACATGTTCAGTGACCTGACGGGATTGATCCGAAAAAGGGAAGAAGAAATGCCAGCCGGCGCTTATACGACTTACCTGTTTGAAGAAGGCGTCGATAAAATCTGCAAAAAAGTCGGAGAAGAAGCGGCAGAAGTGATCATTGCAGCGAAAAACAGAGATCCGAAAGAACTGGCGATGGAAACGGCGGACTTATTTTATCATGTCCTGGTGCTGCTGCAAGAACAGAAAGTCGGGTTTGAAGACGTCATTAACGTCTTAAAAGAACGTCATGCAACAAAAACTGCGGGTAAACAATAA